In a genomic window of Lacrimispora sp. BS-2:
- a CDS encoding ABC transporter ATP-binding protein, which translates to MKRYWKYIRPYLGAFILAPLLMLTEVFGEIMLPRLTSMIINNGVATRDVGYILQMGGKMVAIAIIMASGGIGASYFSSKASICFSTDLRKDVFHKVQQFSFKNIDDFSTGSLVTRLTNDIQQIQNVVMLSLRLMFRAPGLLIGGLIMAYLMNRQLMVILLAVIPLLILIIFIILKAAFPRFEAMQKKIDRLNSGVQEALTNVRVIKSFVREDFEEKKFQATNRDLKEGSLEAMKIVVASMPVMMLAMNATTLAVVWYGGNLIIAGKMPVGDLTAFTTYIVQILMSLMLLSMVFLQASRAMASLRRVKEVLDTEIDLTDEDATEKSAQVTEGKVEFRNVSFQYIKGMDAMVLKRINFTAEPGETVGIIGSTGSGKTSLVQMIPRLYDADEGQVLVDGIDVRDYSIRNLREGVGMVLQKNVLFSGTIEENLRWGDENATMEEIALMAESAQADGFVSNFEAGYNTDLGQGGSNVSGGQKQRLCIARALLKKPKILILDDSTSAVDTATEARIRQCFQTTLKNTTKFIIAQRIGSVENADKIIVLDDGQIVGMGAHEELLESSEAYQEIYYSQRDQEKEAGA; encoded by the coding sequence TTGAAACGATATTGGAAATATATCAGGCCGTATCTGGGAGCCTTTATACTGGCGCCCCTCTTAATGCTTACGGAAGTATTTGGTGAGATCATGCTTCCCAGGCTGACGTCCATGATCATCAACAACGGAGTCGCCACAAGAGATGTAGGATACATTTTACAAATGGGAGGAAAAATGGTCGCCATTGCTATTATTATGGCGTCAGGAGGAATCGGGGCATCCTATTTTTCCTCTAAGGCTTCCATTTGCTTTAGCACGGACTTGAGAAAGGATGTATTTCATAAAGTCCAGCAGTTTTCCTTTAAAAATATTGATGATTTCAGCACAGGATCTTTGGTTACCAGGCTGACCAATGATATCCAGCAGATTCAAAATGTGGTGATGCTGAGCCTGCGTCTGATGTTCCGGGCTCCTGGCCTTCTGATCGGGGGCCTTATTATGGCCTATCTCATGAACCGCCAGTTGATGGTAATACTTTTGGCGGTGATTCCATTACTGATCCTGATCATCTTTATTATTTTAAAGGCGGCTTTTCCGCGTTTTGAGGCAATGCAAAAGAAGATCGACCGCTTAAACTCCGGCGTGCAGGAGGCTTTGACCAATGTGCGCGTCATTAAATCCTTTGTCAGGGAAGATTTTGAGGAAAAGAAATTTCAGGCAACTAACCGGGATTTAAAGGAAGGCAGCCTTGAGGCCATGAAGATCGTCGTAGCCAGCATGCCTGTGATGATGCTTGCCATGAATGCCACGACCCTTGCAGTGGTGTGGTATGGAGGGAATCTCATTATCGCAGGAAAGATGCCTGTAGGTGATCTTACGGCGTTTACCACCTACATTGTCCAGATTCTTATGTCCCTGATGCTCTTATCCATGGTATTTTTGCAGGCTTCCAGAGCCATGGCTTCCTTAAGGCGTGTCAAAGAGGTTCTGGATACAGAAATCGATTTGACCGATGAAGATGCAACAGAAAAATCCGCCCAGGTCACGGAAGGAAAAGTGGAATTCCGGAATGTTTCCTTCCAGTATATAAAGGGAATGGATGCAATGGTCTTAAAGCGCATTAATTTTACGGCGGAGCCTGGAGAAACCGTTGGAATCATTGGCTCCACAGGAAGCGGAAAGACCTCTCTTGTACAGATGATTCCCCGTCTTTACGATGCGGATGAAGGACAAGTTCTGGTGGATGGCATTGACGTAAGGGATTATTCCATCAGAAACCTAAGGGAAGGCGTTGGAATGGTTTTACAGAAGAATGTCCTTTTTTCAGGAACCATTGAAGAAAATCTCCGTTGGGGAGACGAAAATGCCACTATGGAAGAAATAGCCCTTATGGCGGAAAGCGCCCAGGCCGATGGCTTTGTTTCTAACTTTGAGGCTGGATATAACACGGATTTGGGCCAGGGAGGTTCCAATGTATCCGGCGGCCAGAAGCAAAGACTTTGTATTGCCAGAGCTCTCCTAAAGAAACCGAAAATACTGATTCTGGATGACAGCACCTCTGCTGTGGACACGGCAACGGAAGCCCGTATCCGCCAGTGCTTTCAGACTACTTTAAAGAATACTACCAAATTCATCATTGCCCAGCGCATCGGGTCCGTGGAAAATGCGGATAAGATCATCGTCCTTGATGACGGACAGATCGTAGGCATGGGGGCCCATGAAGAACTGCTGGAGTCCTCCGAGGCTTATCAGGAAATTTATTATTCCCAGAGAGACCAGGAAAAGGAGGCGGGTGCATAA
- a CDS encoding MarR family transcriptional regulator: protein MRPMCPFRDKGLKGELSLTHSVIVRYMRIMKLYRYILDERLRQTGVYRSQHQILMMLSDHSNISQKEIAERLYVSTATIAVSVKKLEKGGYITRAVDQEDNRMNKLCLTEKGKHMVEHSREFFHNAEERMFRDFSKEELAVMGQYLDRIYDNLSQIPLEKDMTERED, encoded by the coding sequence ATGAGACCAATGTGCCCGTTCCGGGATAAAGGATTGAAGGGAGAGCTATCACTAACCCACAGCGTGATAGTGAGATATATGAGGATCATGAAGCTGTACCGTTATATCCTAGATGAGCGTCTGAGACAGACAGGAGTATACCGCAGCCAGCATCAGATTCTTATGATGCTTTCCGACCACTCCAATATATCCCAGAAGGAGATTGCAGAACGCCTTTATGTATCCACTGCCACCATAGCGGTATCGGTAAAGAAGCTGGAAAAAGGGGGATACATCACCAGGGCAGTTGATCAGGAAGATAACCGGATGAATAAGCTTTGCCTGACGGAAAAAGGAAAACACATGGTAGAGCACAGCCGGGAATTTTTTCACAACGCAGAAGAACGTATGTTCCGTGATTTTTCAAAGGAGGAATTGGCTGTCATGGGGCAATATCTGGACCGTATTTATGATAATTTATCACAGATTCCTTTGGAAAAGGACATGACAGAAAGAGAGGATTGA